In a single window of the Rhodamnia argentea isolate NSW1041297 chromosome 2, ASM2092103v1, whole genome shotgun sequence genome:
- the LOC115755456 gene encoding uncharacterized protein LOC115755456 isoform X3, whose protein sequence is MLSDIGQTEKVASLESDCRTLTQTLELVHQERVSLLAKLVEKSTYYAKVAQDINVKFQQLQGWLNCRILSSDTEVRDLVKETMDEEKVAAVARGKLSNHLLTDNVNNEASKELTFSVDSATAKLDEIKRTKAKLAAENSAMKQRIEQMKSQSNEFQEELRAMDVKTLEREQKALLADIVGETEFLKSLQNQIEKLKGISQLAKCACGQEYKIELDACV, encoded by the exons ATGCTCTCAGATATTGGACAAACAGAGAAAGTCGCTTCTTTGGAATCTGATTGTCGCACACTGACACAG ACTTTGGAGCTGGTTCACCAAGAAAGAGTAAGCTTATTGGCCAAACTAGTTGAGAAAAG CACATATTATGCCAAGGTTGCTCAGGATATCAATGTCAAATTCCAGCAGCTACAA GGATGGCTTAACTGTCGCATACTGAGCTCAGACACAGAAGTGCGTGACTTG GTCAAGGAAACAATGGATGAAGAAAAGGTTGCAGCTGTAG CAAGAGGCAAACTTTCCAATCACCTGCTTACTGATAACGTG AACAATGAAGCAAGCAAGGAACTGACCTTCAGTGTGGATTCTGCGACAGCAAAACTTGACGAGATCAAAAGAACGAAAGCTAAGCTAGCTGCAGAAAATTCTGCA ATGAAGCAGCGAATTGAGCAAATGAAAAGCCAGTCAAATGAATTCCAG GAAGAGCTAAGGGCAATGGATGTTAAGACCTTGGAAAGGGAACAAAAAGCTCTTTTAGCAGATATTGTTGGGGAAACCGAGTTCCTGAAATCTCTGCAGAATCAAATCGAGAAACTGAAG GGAATATCACAGCTCGCGAAGTGCGCCTGCGGACAGGAGTACAAGATAGAGTTAGATGCTTGTGTGTGA
- the LOC115755461 gene encoding probable LRR receptor-like serine/threonine-protein kinase At3g47570, with protein MPEFKLPECASRNSKSRARVHKLKLTIAVVFGLLGITLVVTFPCLCWLKQKRNEPHSSLLDDSLLNLSYGTLLKATDGFSATNPIGAGSFGSVYKGLLQENGTVIAVKVLNLTRHGALKSFKAECEALKRVRHRNLLKVLTACSGTDYKGDEFKALVYEFMVNGSLQEWLHPNPAPNDADGHSKKLSLVQRIDISIDVASALDYLHNQCESPIIHCDLKPSNVLVDADMVGHVGDFGLAKIVLESTSDTKANMSSTGLRGTVGYAAPEYANGSQISREGDVYSYGALLLEMFTGLSPTSDMFRDNLNLHNYVYEAVPQRVVEITDPVLLYEGESHNSSQNSLQERNLVVQECLETIYRVGLACSVEEPRERMSIDKVATHLHSIRRKLFASSLLR; from the exons ATGCCTGAATTTAAGCTTCCCGAGTGCGCCTCTCGAAACTCCAAAAGCAGAGCAAGAGTCCACAAGTTGAAACTTACCATTGCCGTTGTTTTTGGTCTTCTTGGAATAACTCTCGTTGTCACTTTCCCGTGTCTATGTTGGTTGAAGCAGAAAAGAAACGAGCCGCATTCAAGCTTGTTAGATGATTCATTGTTAAATCTTTCTTATGGGACACTTCTAAAAGCAACCGATGGTTTTTCTGCGACTAATCCGATTGGGGCTGGAAGTTTTGGGTCCGTCTACAAGGGGTTGCTCCAGGAGAATGGAACTGTCATTGCGGTGAAGGTGCTTAATTTAACGCGGCATGGCGCTCTCAAGAGCTTTAAAGCCGAGTGCGAGGCTTTGAAGCGTGTAAGACACCgaaatcttttgaaagttttgacggCGTGCTCGGGCACCGATTATAAGGGTGATGAGTTCAAGGCTTTAGTTTACGAGTTCATGGTCAATGGCAGCCTACAAGAGTGGTTGCATCCTAACCCAGCTCCAAATGATGCAGATGGGCATTCGAAGAAATTGAGTCTCGTCCAAAGGATAGACATTTCCATTGATGTTGCTTCCGCATTGGATTATCTCCATAATCAATGTGAGAGCCCAATAATtcattgtgatctaaagccaagCAATGTCCTTGTAGATGCTGACATGGTTGGACATGTTGGTGACTTTGGGTTGGCGAAGATCGTCCTCGAATCCACATCCGACACTAAAGCAAACATGAGTTCTACTGGTTTAAGAGGAACAGTTGGTTATGCAGCTCCAG AATATGCTAATGGAAGCCAGATCTCAAGAGAAGGTGATGTTTATAGTTACGGCGCCCTCTTGTTAGAGATGTTCACAGGATTAAGTCCCACTAGCGACATGTTCAGAGATAATTTGAATCTTCATAATTATGTTTATGAGGCTGTACCTCAACGAGTTGTGGAGATTACCGATCCCGTGTTGCTTTACGAAGGAGAGAGCCACAACAGTTCCCAAAATTCGCTTCAGGAAAGAAACCTCGTAGTTCAAGAATGTCTGGAAACAATATATCGAGTTGGACTTGCTTGCTCTGTGGAGGAGCCTAGAGAACGCATGAGCATTGACAAAGTTGCAACCCACCTGCACTCGATCAGGAGGAAACTCTTTGCATCTTCTTTACTTAGATAG
- the LOC115755456 gene encoding kinectin isoform X1, with product MCSLKMEEYLQYMKTLRCQMNDVEDQAAKISVEEQMQTTTIQSLESDLTSAKSEIQKLKEETEQMMTAKGQICSQILDKQRKVTSLESDCLTLTQTLELVHQERVSLSGKLVEKSTYYAKVAEDINVKFQQLQGWLNCRIPSSDTEVKETMDEEKVAAVARGKLSNHLLTDNVNNEASKELTFSVDSATAKLDEIKRTKAKLAAENSAMKQRIEQMKSQSNEFQEELRAMDVKTLEREQKALLADIVGETEFLKSLQNQIEKLKGISQLAKCACGQEYKIELDACV from the exons ATGTGCAGTTTGAAGATGGAGGAATACTTGCAGTACATGAAGACTCTGCGATGTCAAATGAACG ATGTGGAGGATCAGGCGGCCAAGATCTCAGTCGAAGAGCAAATGCAGACCACTACCATTCAGTCTCTGGAAAGCGACCTCACTTCTG CAAAATCGGAAATTCAGAAACTTAAAGAAGAAACAGAGCAGATGATGACTGCAAAAGGACAAATATGCTCTCAGATATTGGACAAACAGAGAAAGGTCACTTCTTTGGAATCTGATTGTCTCACACTGACACAG ACATTGGAGCTAGTTCACCAAGAAAGAGTAAGCTTATCGGGCAAACTAGTTGAGAAAAG CACATACTATGCCAAGGTTGCTGAGGATATCAATGTCAAATTCCAGCAGCTACAA GGATGGCTTAACTGTCGCATACCGAGCTCAGACACAGAA GTCAAGGAAACAATGGATGAAGAAAAGGTTGCAGCTGTAG CAAGAGGCAAACTTTCCAATCACCTGCTTACTGATAACGTG AACAATGAAGCAAGCAAGGAACTGACCTTCAGTGTGGATTCTGCGACAGCAAAACTTGACGAGATCAAAAGAACGAAAGCTAAGCTAGCTGCAGAAAATTCTGCA ATGAAGCAGCGAATTGAGCAAATGAAAAGCCAGTCAAATGAATTCCAG GAAGAGCTAAGGGCAATGGATGTTAAGACCTTGGAAAGGGAACAAAAAGCTCTTTTAGCAGATATTGTTGGGGAAACCGAGTTCCTGAAATCTCTGCAGAATCAAATCGAGAAACTGAAG GGAATATCACAGCTCGCGAAGTGCGCCTGCGGACAGGAGTACAAGATAGAGTTAGATGCTTGTGTGTGA
- the LOC115755456 gene encoding uncharacterized protein LOC115755456 isoform X4: MLSDIGQTEKVASLESDCRTLTQTLELVHQERVSLLAKLVEKSTYYAKVAQDINVKFQQLQGWLNCRILSSDTEVKETMDEEKVAAVARGKLSNHLLTDNVNNEASKELTFSVDSATAKLDEIKRTKAKLAAENSAMKQRIEQMKSQSNEFQEELRAMDVKTLEREQKALLADIVGETEFLKSLQNQIEKLKGISQLAKCACGQEYKIELDACV; this comes from the exons ATGCTCTCAGATATTGGACAAACAGAGAAAGTCGCTTCTTTGGAATCTGATTGTCGCACACTGACACAG ACTTTGGAGCTGGTTCACCAAGAAAGAGTAAGCTTATTGGCCAAACTAGTTGAGAAAAG CACATATTATGCCAAGGTTGCTCAGGATATCAATGTCAAATTCCAGCAGCTACAA GGATGGCTTAACTGTCGCATACTGAGCTCAGACACAGAA GTCAAGGAAACAATGGATGAAGAAAAGGTTGCAGCTGTAG CAAGAGGCAAACTTTCCAATCACCTGCTTACTGATAACGTG AACAATGAAGCAAGCAAGGAACTGACCTTCAGTGTGGATTCTGCGACAGCAAAACTTGACGAGATCAAAAGAACGAAAGCTAAGCTAGCTGCAGAAAATTCTGCA ATGAAGCAGCGAATTGAGCAAATGAAAAGCCAGTCAAATGAATTCCAG GAAGAGCTAAGGGCAATGGATGTTAAGACCTTGGAAAGGGAACAAAAAGCTCTTTTAGCAGATATTGTTGGGGAAACCGAGTTCCTGAAATCTCTGCAGAATCAAATCGAGAAACTGAAG GGAATATCACAGCTCGCGAAGTGCGCCTGCGGACAGGAGTACAAGATAGAGTTAGATGCTTGTGTGTGA
- the LOC115755456 gene encoding kinectin isoform X2 — MEEYLQYMKTLRCQMNDVEDQAAKISVEEQMQTTTIQSLESDLTSAKSEIQKLKEETEQMMTAKGQICSQILDKQRKVTSLESDCLTLTQTLELVHQERVSLSGKLVEKSTYYAKVAEDINVKFQQLQGWLNCRIPSSDTEVKETMDEEKVAAVARGKLSNHLLTDNVNNEASKELTFSVDSATAKLDEIKRTKAKLAAENSAMKQRIEQMKSQSNEFQEELRAMDVKTLEREQKALLADIVGETEFLKSLQNQIEKLKGISQLAKCACGQEYKIELDACV, encoded by the exons ATGGAGGAATACTTGCAGTACATGAAGACTCTGCGATGTCAAATGAACG ATGTGGAGGATCAGGCGGCCAAGATCTCAGTCGAAGAGCAAATGCAGACCACTACCATTCAGTCTCTGGAAAGCGACCTCACTTCTG CAAAATCGGAAATTCAGAAACTTAAAGAAGAAACAGAGCAGATGATGACTGCAAAAGGACAAATATGCTCTCAGATATTGGACAAACAGAGAAAGGTCACTTCTTTGGAATCTGATTGTCTCACACTGACACAG ACATTGGAGCTAGTTCACCAAGAAAGAGTAAGCTTATCGGGCAAACTAGTTGAGAAAAG CACATACTATGCCAAGGTTGCTGAGGATATCAATGTCAAATTCCAGCAGCTACAA GGATGGCTTAACTGTCGCATACCGAGCTCAGACACAGAA GTCAAGGAAACAATGGATGAAGAAAAGGTTGCAGCTGTAG CAAGAGGCAAACTTTCCAATCACCTGCTTACTGATAACGTG AACAATGAAGCAAGCAAGGAACTGACCTTCAGTGTGGATTCTGCGACAGCAAAACTTGACGAGATCAAAAGAACGAAAGCTAAGCTAGCTGCAGAAAATTCTGCA ATGAAGCAGCGAATTGAGCAAATGAAAAGCCAGTCAAATGAATTCCAG GAAGAGCTAAGGGCAATGGATGTTAAGACCTTGGAAAGGGAACAAAAAGCTCTTTTAGCAGATATTGTTGGGGAAACCGAGTTCCTGAAATCTCTGCAGAATCAAATCGAGAAACTGAAG GGAATATCACAGCTCGCGAAGTGCGCCTGCGGACAGGAGTACAAGATAGAGTTAGATGCTTGTGTGTGA
- the LOC115755493 gene encoding probable LRR receptor-like serine/threonine-protein kinase At3g47570 has protein sequence MAHSRLVCARLLCSRLLLAALLLSSFAVLVSATNDTDRLGLLAFKAEIASDPFGSLNSWNDSTDFCRWYGVTCSRRHHRVTVLDLNSQGLSGPISSNIGNLSFLRELWLQNNSFGPEIPSQIGRLRRLQLLDLSNNSLTGEIPRNISGCSILVILTLQFNQLVGGIPVELGSLSTLQWVSFSANQLTGGIPSSIGNLTSLRGIYWADNGLNGVIPESLGRLTKLHTLTLGVNELSGTIPPSVFNLSSLTTMDVQGNQIRGNLPEDIGFTLPNLQFLSISSNQFAGSIPPSISNSTNLGVLQLGDNELSGKVPSLANLRDLELVTLFYNYLGSEGSDADDLSFLCSLTNAANLTRLLAHHNRLGGTLPGCIGNFSATFELLTLFQNLISGEIPREIGNLVNLQVLQMQDNLLSGPIPSDLGNTSNLVILILSGNNLSGVIPSPLQNLQSLLYLYLYNNNFEGPIPSNLSEHQSLTYLGLSNNNLSGPVIFPVAGNLIYLNLSRNHLSGALPTEIGNLKHLDQLDVSGNILGGEIPSSLGNCDGLRVLRLQDNLFHGSIPQSISSLRSIEELDLSNNSFYGEIPNFLGAFQYLKMLNLSYNHLEGPVPTQGVFRNVSATFVAGNEKLCGGMPELELPECVSWKSKSRGRVHKLKLSIAVVFGLLGITLVVIFLYLYWLKRKRNEPNLSSSNDSFLNLSYGTLLKATDGFSSTNLIGAGSFGSVYKGLLQENGTVIAVKVLNLSQHGALKSFKAECEALKRVRHRNLPKVLTACSGTDYKGDEFKALVYEFMVNGSLEEWLHPNPAPNDADGHSKKLSLIQRIDIAIDVASALDYLHNQCESPIIHCDLKPSNVLVDGNMVGHVGDFGLAKIVLESTSDTKANMSSDGLRGTVGYAAPEYANGSQISREGDVYSYGVLLLEMFTRLSPTSDMFRNNLNLHNYVAEAVPQRVMEITDPVLLCEGESHNSSQNSLQERNLIVQECLETIHRVGLACSMEEPRERMSIDKVATHLHSIRRKLFASALLG, from the exons ATGGCGCATTCGCGTCTCGTTTGTGCACGACTCCTCTGCTCGCGTCTTCTCTTGGCTGCCCTCCTCTTGTCGTCCTTCGCTGTCCTCGTTTCTGCCACTAACGATACAGACAGGCTTGGATTGCTTGCGTTCAAGGCTGAAATTGCTAGTGACCCTTTTGGGTCGCTTAACTCGTGGAACGACAGCACCGACTTCTGCCGATGGTATGGGGTTACGTGCAGCCGTCGGCACCACAGAGTTACGGTACTAGACCTCAATTCCCAAGGACTCTCGGGACCTATCTCCTCTAACATTGGGAACCTTAGCTTCTTGAGAGAACTGTGGCTCCAAAACAATAGCTTCGGCCCTGAAATCCCTTCACAAATTGGTCGGCTGCGTCGACTCCAACTGTTGGATTTATCCAATAATTCACTGACGGGCGAGATTCCCAGGAATATATCAGGTTGCTCGATCCTTGTAATTCTCACCCTCCAATTCAACCAGTTGGTTGGAGGAATTCCAGTTGAGCTAGGCTCATTGTCAACTCTTCAGTGGGTCAGCTTTTCTGCGAACCAATTAACTGGCGGCATCCCTTCATCCATAGGGAACTTAACTTCTCTCCGGGGGATTTATTGGGCCGACAATGGCCTGAACGGGGTCATTCCCGAGTCTCTAGGTCGACTAACCAAGCTGCATACGCTCACCTTGGGAGTGAACGAGCTTTCAGGTACCATTCCTCCTTCGGTCTTCAACTTGTCTTCGCTGACTACAATGGATGTACAAGGGAACCAGATCCGCGGCAATCTTCCTGAAGATATAGGATTCACTCTCCCGAACCTTCAATTTTTGAGCATTTCTTCTAACCAGTTCGCCGGATCAATTCCTCCGTCGATATCCAATTCCACGAATCTGGGAGTGCTCCAACTTGGAGACAATGAGCTCTCCGGGAAGGTCCCTTCGTTGGCGAATCTCCGTGACCTTGAGCTGGTTACCTTATTCTACAATTATCTCGGGAGTGAAGGGTCCGATGCAGATGATCTGAGCTTCCTTTGCTCACTAACAAATGCCGCTAACTTAACGAGATTGTTGGCGCATCACAATAGATTGGGTGGGACGCTTCCTGGATGCATCGGTAATTTTTCTGCCACTTTTGAACTCCTGACACTCTTTCAGAATCTCATATCCGGTGAGATCCCGAGAGAGATTGGTAATCTTGTGAACTTGCAGGTTTTACAAATGCAAGACAATCTTCTTTCGGGTCCGATCCCCTCGGATCTAGGAAACACTTCGAATCTTGTAATATTGATCTTGTCAGGCAACAATCTATCCGGCGTAATCCCATCCCCTTTGCAAAATCTCCAGAGTTTGCTTTATTTATATCTTTACAACAATAACTTTGAAGGGCCGATTCCATCAAACCTAAGTGAGCATCAGAGCTTGACATACCTAGGTCTTTCAAATAACAATCTTAGTGGTCCTGTTATATTTCCCGTGGCTGGGAACCTCATCTATTTGAATCTGTCTCGAAACCATCTGAGTGGAGCCCTTCCAACGGAAATTGGAAACTTGAAACATTTGGACCAATTGGATGTCTCGGGAAATATTCTAGGCGGTGAAATCCCGAGCAGTCTAGGCAATTGTGATGGACTCAGAGTACTAAGATTGCAAGATAACCTCTTCCATGGGTCCATTCCTCAATCGATTAGCTCATTAAGAAGCATTGAGGAATTAGATCTTTCCAACAACAGCTTCTACGGTGAAATTCcaaacttcttaggggcattTCAGTATTTGAAAATGCTGAATTTATCTTATAATCATTTGGAAGGCCCGGTACCAACACAAGGAGTTTTTAGGAATGTGAGTGCAACTTTTGTCGCTGGAAATGAAAAGCTCTGCGGAGGAATGCCTGAACTTGAGCTCCCAGAGTGCGTCTCTTGGAAATCCAAAAGTAGAGGAAGGGTCCATAAGTTGAAACTTAGCATTGCCGTTGTTTTTGGTCTTCTGGGAATAACTCTCGTTGTTATTTTCCTATATCTATATTGGTTGAAGCGGAAAAGAAACGAGCCGAATTTAAGCTCCTCTAATGATTCATTCTTGAATCTGTCTTATGGAACTCTCCTAAAGGCGACCGATGGCTTTTCTTCGACTAATCTGATTGGGGCCGGAAGTTTTGGGTCCGTCTACAAGGGGCTGCTCCAGGAGAATGGAACTGTCATTGCGGTGAAGGTGCTTAATTTATCGCAGCATGGCGCTCTCAAGAGCTTCAAAGCCGAGTGCGAGGCTTTGAAGCGTGTAAGACACCGAAATCTTCCGAAAGTCTTGACAGCGTGCTCAGGCACCGATTATAAGGGTGATGAGTTCAAGGCTTTAGTTTATGAGTTCATGGTCAATGGCAGCCTAGAAGAGTGGTTGCATCCTAACCCGGCTCCAAATGATGCAGATGGGCATTCGAAGAAATTGAGTCTCATCCAAAGGATAGACATTGCCATTGATGTTGCTTCCGCATTGGATTATCTCCATAATCAATGCGAGAGCCCAATAATtcattgtgatctaaagccaagCAATGTTCTTGTAGATGGTAACATGGTTGGACATGTTGGTGACTTTGGGTTGGCGAAGATTGTCCTCGAATCCACATCCGACACTAAAGCAAACATGAGTTCCGATGGTTTAAGAGGAACAGTTGGTTATGCAGCTCCAG AATATGCTAATGGAAGCCAGATCTCAAGGGAAGGTGATGTCTATAGTTACGGCGTCCTCTTGTTAGAGATGTTCACAAGATTGAGTCCCACTAGCGACATGTTCAGAAATAATTTGAATCTTCATAATTATGTTGCTGAGGCTGTACCTCAACGAGTTATGGAGATTACGGATCCCGTGCTGCTTTGCGAAGGAGAGAGTCACAATAGTTCCCAAAATTCGCTTCAAGAAAGAAACCTCATAGTTCAGGAATGTTTGGAAACAATACATCGAGTTGGACTCGCTTGCTCTATGGAGGAGCCAAGAGAACGCATGAGCATTGACAAAGTTGCAACCCACCTGCACTCGATCAGGAGGAAACTTTTTGCATCTGCTTTACTTGGATAG